The Vicia villosa cultivar HV-30 ecotype Madison, WI unplaced genomic scaffold, Vvil1.0 ctg.000205F_1_1, whole genome shotgun sequence genome has a segment encoding these proteins:
- the LOC131625308 gene encoding albumin-1-like produces the protein MAYVSPFCLPSLLATFLLMFPMKEVEAVCPIACFLYKPKGCGDGCKCVPASLTSGVCVKASFQHVTMMVEKHPNLCESHADCTKKESGSFCARFPNSEIEYGWCFDSNSHAEASFKNALSTEFSNLLKMPSEVST, from the exons ATGGCTTATGTCTCTCCCTTTTGCCTCCCTTCCTTGCTTGCCACGTTTT TACTAATGTTCCCAATGAAGGAGGTAGAAGCAGTTTGTCCAATTGCATGTTTTCTATATAAGCCAAAAGGATGTGGTGATGGTTGTAAATGTGTCCCCGCTTCACTAACTTCTGGTGTATGTGTAAAAGCATCATTTCAACATGTTACTATGATGGTGGAGAAACACCCTAACTTATGTGAGTCTCATGCTGATTGCACCAAAAAAGAAAGTGGAAGCTTTTGCGCTCGTTTTCCGAATTCGGAGATTGAATATGGCTGGTGTTTTGACTCTAACTCTCATGCTGAAGCCTCATTCAAGAATGCTCTTAGCACTGAATTCTCAAACTTGTTGAAGATGCCCTCAGAGGTTTCCACTTGA